In Ensifer canadensis, a genomic segment contains:
- the serA gene encoding phosphoglycerate dehydrogenase, translating to MAPRVLVSDELSETAVQIFRDRGVEVDFQPKLGKDKDKLAEIIGNYDGLAIRSATKATEKLIAAATNLKVIGRAGIGVDNVDIPAASRRGIIVMNTPFGNSITTAEHAIALLFAVARQLPAADTSTQAGKWEKSRFMGVEITGKTLGVIGAGNIGSIVCSRAIGLKMHVLAYDPFLSKERAEEMGVTKVELDELLAQADFITLHVPLTDKTRSILNAEALAKTKPGVRIINCARGGLVDEKALADAIKSGHVAGAGFDVFEVEPATESPLFGLANVVCTPHLGASTTEAQENVALQVAEQMSDYLVKGAVSNAINMPSITAEEAPILKPFIRLADVLGAFVGQVTESAIKEIEILYDGATAAMNTKALTSAALAGLIRPQVADVNMVSAPIMIKEKGVILSEVKRDKTGVFDGYIKLTVKTANQTRSVAGTVFSDGKPRFIQIKGINLDADVGSHMVYITNTDVPGMIGFIGMTLGDAGVNIANFQLGREKEAGDAIALLYVDGPVSDDVLDKLRANGAIRQAKPLVFNID from the coding sequence ATGGCACCTCGCGTTCTCGTATCCGACGAACTGTCGGAAACCGCCGTCCAGATCTTCCGCGACCGCGGCGTTGAAGTCGATTTCCAGCCGAAACTCGGCAAGGACAAGGATAAGCTCGCCGAAATCATCGGCAATTATGACGGCCTTGCCATTCGCTCGGCCACCAAGGCGACCGAGAAGCTGATCGCGGCTGCGACCAATCTCAAGGTCATCGGCCGTGCCGGCATCGGCGTCGACAATGTCGATATTCCGGCCGCTTCGCGCCGCGGTATCATTGTCATGAACACGCCCTTCGGCAATTCGATCACCACGGCCGAACACGCCATCGCGCTGCTCTTTGCCGTTGCCCGCCAGCTTCCGGCCGCCGACACCTCGACGCAGGCCGGCAAGTGGGAGAAGTCCCGCTTCATGGGTGTCGAAATCACCGGCAAGACGCTCGGCGTCATCGGCGCCGGCAACATCGGCTCGATCGTCTGCTCGCGCGCCATCGGCCTCAAGATGCATGTGCTTGCCTATGACCCGTTCCTGTCGAAGGAGCGCGCCGAGGAAATGGGCGTCACCAAGGTCGAGCTCGACGAGCTTTTGGCCCAGGCCGACTTCATCACCCTGCACGTGCCGCTGACGGACAAGACCCGCAGCATCCTCAATGCCGAAGCTCTGGCCAAGACCAAGCCGGGCGTGCGCATCATCAACTGCGCCCGCGGCGGCCTCGTCGACGAGAAGGCGCTGGCCGACGCGATCAAGTCCGGCCACGTTGCCGGCGCCGGCTTTGACGTGTTCGAGGTCGAGCCTGCGACGGAAAGCCCGCTCTTCGGCCTGGCGAACGTCGTCTGCACGCCGCATCTCGGTGCGTCGACCACGGAAGCACAGGAAAACGTCGCCCTGCAGGTCGCCGAACAGATGTCGGACTATCTCGTCAAGGGTGCCGTTTCCAACGCCATCAACATGCCCTCGATCACCGCCGAAGAAGCCCCGATCCTCAAGCCCTTCATCCGGCTTGCCGACGTGCTTGGCGCCTTCGTCGGCCAGGTGACGGAAAGCGCGATCAAGGAAATCGAGATCCTCTACGATGGCGCGACCGCAGCGATGAACACCAAGGCGTTGACCAGCGCCGCGCTCGCCGGTCTCATCCGGCCGCAGGTGGCCGACGTCAACATGGTTTCGGCTCCGATCATGATCAAGGAAAAGGGCGTCATTCTTTCCGAGGTCAAGCGTGACAAGACCGGCGTCTTCGACGGCTACATCAAGCTGACGGTCAAGACCGCCAACCAGACCCGCTCGGTCGCCGGTACGGTGTTCTCCGACGGCAAGCCGCGCTTCATCCAGATCAAGGGCATCAACCTTGATGCGGATGTCGGCAGCCACATGGTCTACATCACCAACACCGACGTACCCGGCATGATCGGCTTCATCGGCATGACCCTCGGCGATGCCGGCGTCAACATCGCCAACTTCCAGCTTGGTCGCGAGAAGGAAGCCGGCGACGCCATCGCGTTGCTCTATGTCGACGGCCCGGTTTCCGATGACGTGCTCGACAAGCTGCGCGCCAACGGAGCGATCCGCCAGGCAAAGCCGCTGGTGTTCAACATCGATTGA
- a CDS encoding phosphoserine transaminase: MTKPAKPDIRPNNTHFSSGPCSKRPGWSLDALSDAPLGRSHRAKVGKTKLKQAIDLTRDILDVPADYRIGIVPASDTGAVEMALWSMLGQRGVDMVAWESFGAGWVTDVVKQLKLADVRKFEAGYGELPDLSKVDFDRDVVFTWNGTTSGVRVPNADFIPADRKGLTICDATSAAFAQNLDFAKLDVVTFSWQKVLGGEGAHGVIILSPRAVERLLTYVPAWPLPKIFRMTSGGKLIEGIFTGETINTPSMLCVEDYIDALVWAEKVGGLKGLMARADANAKVIFDFVAANGWIANLAVKDETRSNTSVCLKIVDADVAALDADGQAAFAKGVVALLEKEGVAFDIGHYRDAPSGLRIWAGATIEASDMAALMPWLTWAFEAQKATLSQAAA, encoded by the coding sequence ATGACGAAGCCTGCCAAGCCGGACATCCGTCCGAACAACACCCATTTTTCTTCTGGCCCTTGCTCGAAGCGCCCCGGTTGGTCGCTCGATGCTCTCTCCGACGCTCCGCTCGGTCGTTCGCACCGCGCCAAGGTCGGCAAGACGAAGCTCAAGCAGGCCATCGATCTTACCCGTGACATTCTTGACGTGCCGGCCGATTACCGCATCGGCATCGTGCCCGCTTCCGATACCGGCGCCGTCGAAATGGCGCTCTGGTCGATGCTCGGCCAGCGTGGCGTCGACATGGTCGCCTGGGAAAGCTTTGGCGCCGGCTGGGTGACCGATGTGGTCAAGCAGCTGAAGCTCGCCGATGTACGCAAGTTCGAAGCCGGTTACGGCGAACTTCCCGATCTCTCCAAGGTCGATTTCGATCGTGACGTCGTCTTCACCTGGAACGGCACGACCTCGGGTGTGCGCGTTCCGAATGCCGACTTCATTCCGGCCGACCGCAAGGGCCTGACCATTTGCGACGCGACGTCTGCCGCCTTTGCGCAGAACCTCGATTTCGCCAAGCTCGATGTCGTCACCTTCTCCTGGCAGAAGGTTCTGGGCGGCGAGGGCGCACACGGCGTCATCATTCTTTCGCCGCGTGCCGTCGAACGCCTGCTGACCTATGTGCCGGCCTGGCCGCTGCCGAAGATCTTCCGCATGACCTCCGGCGGCAAGCTGATCGAAGGCATCTTCACCGGCGAGACCATCAACACGCCGTCGATGCTCTGCGTCGAAGACTATATCGATGCGCTCGTCTGGGCTGAGAAGGTCGGCGGGCTCAAGGGCCTGATGGCGCGTGCCGACGCCAATGCCAAGGTGATCTTCGACTTCGTTGCAGCCAACGGCTGGATCGCCAATCTGGCGGTCAAGGACGAGACCCGTTCCAATACGTCGGTCTGCCTGAAGATCGTCGACGCTGATGTCGCCGCACTGGATGCGGACGGACAGGCTGCCTTTGCCAAGGGCGTTGTCGCCCTGCTCGAAAAGGAAGGTGTCGCGTTCGACATCGGCCATTATCGCGATGCACCGTCCGGTCTCAGAATTTGGGCCGGTGCCACGATCGAGGCATCCGACATGGCAGCGCTGATGCCGTGGCTGACCTGGGCTTTTGAGGCCCAGAAGGCGACGCTGTCGCAGGCAGCGGCCTAA
- a CDS encoding outer membrane protein: MKRILSGVVAVLLSGTAAFAADIYQPPVEAPIVEPVIQASGWYLRGDVGYAWNDLRGANYYQGGPGGSIAEFASADIDDSWVIGGGVGYQFNNYLRTDVTLDYWGGGDFNGSTLGGCGIVAGPCVSSDTSSVSAWSLMANAYVDIGTYGAFTPYVGAGIGATHVKWDGLRNTSCSVSNPADCDPTTDHGGESDWRFTYALMAGTAIDLTCNLKADVGYRFRQVDDGDMFGYNNGGGPGFDEGFYIHEARAGLRYSFGNVCEVPYEPEPIVYK; the protein is encoded by the coding sequence ATGAAGAGAATTTTGAGTGGCGTTGTTGCAGTCTTGCTCAGCGGCACCGCAGCTTTTGCTGCCGACATTTACCAACCGCCTGTCGAAGCGCCTATCGTCGAGCCAGTGATCCAGGCCAGCGGCTGGTATCTGCGCGGCGACGTCGGCTACGCCTGGAACGACCTGCGCGGCGCGAATTACTACCAGGGAGGCCCGGGCGGCTCTATCGCTGAGTTCGCCTCGGCCGATATCGATGACTCCTGGGTCATTGGCGGCGGTGTCGGTTACCAGTTCAACAACTATCTGCGCACCGACGTCACGCTCGACTACTGGGGCGGTGGCGACTTCAACGGCTCGACCTTAGGCGGCTGCGGGATCGTCGCGGGTCCCTGCGTGTCAAGTGACACAAGCTCGGTTTCCGCCTGGAGCTTGATGGCCAACGCCTATGTCGACATCGGCACCTACGGCGCCTTCACCCCCTATGTCGGTGCCGGTATCGGTGCCACGCACGTGAAATGGGACGGACTGCGCAACACCAGCTGCAGTGTCAGCAATCCGGCAGATTGCGACCCGACGACGGATCACGGTGGCGAGAGCGATTGGCGCTTCACCTACGCGCTCATGGCCGGTACTGCGATCGACCTGACCTGCAATCTCAAGGCAGACGTTGGCTACCGCTTCCGCCAGGTCGATGATGGCGACATGTTCGGCTACAACAACGGCGGCGGCCCGGGCTTCGACGAGGGTTTCTACATCCACGAGGCACGCGCTGGTCTGCGCTACTCCTTCGGCAATGTCTGCGAGGTTCCCTACGAGCCGGAGCCGATCGTCTACAAGTAA
- the glmM gene encoding phosphoglucosamine mutase, which produces MKRKYFGTDGIRGQSNIFPMTPDLAMRVGIAVGTIFRNGAHRHRVVIGKDTRLSGYMLENAMVAGFTAAGLDVFLLGPIPTPGVAMLTRSLRADIGVMISASHNPFQDNGIKLFGPDGYKLSDDIEAKIEALLDQDLSGQLAKAEDIGRAKRVDGDIYRYLEHAKRTLPRDVTLQGLRIAIDCANGAAYKVAPQALWELGAEVVSIGTEPNGVNINLDCGSTHPAALSRKVHEVRADIGIALDGDADRVLIVDENGTVIDGDQLMAVIADSWAEDGTLRGGAIAATVMSNLGLERYLKGRGIELRRTKVGDRYVVEQMRQDGLNVGGEQSGHIVLSDFGTTGDGLVAALQILAVVKRLGKPVSEVCHRFEPVPQVLKNVRVSAGKPLEDAAVRQAIADAEAELAKSGRLLIRPSGTEPLIRVMAEGDDRGQVERIVDGLINVIGSARNAA; this is translated from the coding sequence ATGAAGCGCAAGTATTTCGGCACGGACGGTATCCGCGGTCAGTCCAATATCTTTCCAATGACGCCGGATCTCGCCATGCGGGTCGGCATTGCAGTCGGTACGATCTTCCGCAATGGCGCCCATCGCCACCGGGTGGTGATCGGCAAGGACACGCGCCTCTCCGGCTATATGCTTGAAAACGCCATGGTTGCCGGTTTTACGGCTGCGGGTCTCGACGTGTTCCTGCTCGGACCGATCCCGACCCCCGGCGTTGCCATGCTGACGCGCTCGCTGCGCGCTGATATCGGCGTGATGATTTCCGCGTCGCACAATCCGTTCCAGGACAACGGCATCAAGCTGTTCGGCCCTGATGGCTATAAGCTCTCCGACGATATCGAAGCCAAGATCGAAGCGCTGCTCGATCAGGATCTGTCCGGCCAGCTCGCCAAGGCGGAAGACATCGGCCGCGCCAAGCGCGTCGACGGCGACATTTATCGTTATCTCGAACACGCCAAGCGCACCCTGCCGCGCGACGTCACCCTTCAGGGCCTGCGGATTGCCATCGATTGCGCCAACGGCGCCGCCTACAAGGTTGCACCCCAGGCGCTTTGGGAACTCGGCGCCGAGGTGGTGTCGATCGGGACCGAGCCGAATGGTGTCAATATCAACCTCGATTGCGGCTCGACCCATCCGGCGGCCCTTTCCAGGAAGGTGCATGAGGTGCGCGCCGATATCGGTATCGCGCTTGATGGCGACGCCGACCGGGTTCTGATCGTCGATGAGAACGGCACCGTGATCGATGGCGACCAACTGATGGCTGTTATCGCCGACAGCTGGGCCGAGGATGGCACGCTGCGTGGCGGCGCGATCGCCGCAACCGTCATGTCCAACTTGGGGCTGGAGCGTTACCTCAAGGGCCGTGGTATCGAGCTGCGCCGCACCAAGGTCGGCGACCGCTACGTTGTCGAGCAGATGCGCCAGGACGGCCTGAATGTCGGTGGCGAGCAGTCCGGCCACATCGTGCTGTCGGACTTCGGCACGACCGGTGACGGTCTCGTGGCCGCCCTGCAGATCCTTGCGGTCGTCAAGCGCCTGGGCAAGCCGGTGAGCGAGGTCTGCCACCGTTTCGAGCCGGTGCCACAGGTCTTGAAGAATGTGCGCGTGTCCGCCGGCAAGCCGCTCGAGGATGCAGCCGTGCGCCAGGCGATTGCCGATGCGGAAGCCGAGCTTGCCAAGTCCGGCCGCCTGCTGATCCGTCCGTCGGGTACAGAGCCTTTGATCCGGGTCATGGCCGAGGGCGATGACCGCGGCCAGGTCGAGCGGATCGTCGACGGGCTGATCAATGTCATAGGCAGCGCGCGTAACGCTGCTTAA
- the ftsH gene encoding ATP-dependent zinc metalloprotease FtsH produces the protein MNPNFRNFALWAIIALLLIALFSMFQQPTERTGSREIPFSQFLKDVDASRVKEVVITGSKVIGSYSESGATFQTYAPSVDTALTERLEAKDVTVTVRPETDGSSGFLSYIGTLLPMLLILGVWLFFMRQMQGGSRGAMGFGKSKAKLLTEAHGRVTFDDVAGVDEAKQDLEEIVEFLRDPQKFQRLGGRIPRGVLLVGPPGTGKTLLARSVAGEANVPFFTISGSDFVEMFVGVGASRVRDMFEQAKKNAPCIIFIDEIDAVGRHRGAGLGGGNDEREQTLNQLLVEMDGFEANEGIILIAATNRPDVLDPALLRPGRFDRQVVVPNPDINGRERILKVHVRNVPLAPNVDLKVLARGTPGFSGADLMNLVNEAALMAARRNKRVVTMLEFEDAKDKIMMGAERRSSAMTEAEKKLTAYHEAGHAILALNVPSADPLHKATIIPRGRALGMVMQLPEGDRYSMSYKWMVSRLAIMMGGRVAEELTFGKENITSGASSDIEQATKLARAMVTQWGFSDQLGQVSYGENQQEVFLGHSVAQQKNVSEATAQKIDNEIRRLIDEAYETARKILTDKNHEFVALAEGLLEYETLTGEEIKALIRGEKPARDLGDDTPPHRGSAVPSAGVKKEGSSGNKGEESEGGFEPQPQ, from the coding sequence ATGAACCCTAATTTTCGTAATTTTGCCCTATGGGCAATCATAGCGCTTTTGCTGATCGCGCTGTTTAGCATGTTTCAGCAACCGACCGAGCGCACCGGCTCGCGCGAGATTCCGTTCTCGCAGTTCCTCAAGGACGTCGATGCGAGCCGCGTCAAGGAAGTCGTGATCACTGGCTCCAAGGTCATCGGCAGCTATTCTGAAAGCGGCGCGACGTTCCAGACCTATGCACCTTCGGTTGACACCGCGCTCACCGAGCGTCTGGAAGCCAAGGACGTGACGGTGACCGTTCGTCCGGAAACCGACGGCTCCTCCGGGTTCCTGAGCTATATCGGCACGCTGCTGCCAATGCTTTTGATCCTCGGCGTCTGGCTGTTCTTCATGCGTCAGATGCAGGGCGGTTCGCGAGGCGCCATGGGCTTTGGCAAATCCAAGGCCAAGCTTCTGACGGAAGCGCATGGCCGCGTCACCTTTGACGACGTTGCCGGTGTCGATGAAGCCAAGCAGGATCTGGAAGAAATCGTCGAATTCCTGCGCGACCCGCAGAAGTTCCAGCGGCTCGGCGGACGTATTCCGCGCGGCGTGCTGCTCGTCGGCCCTCCCGGTACCGGTAAGACGCTGCTTGCCCGCTCGGTCGCAGGCGAAGCCAACGTTCCCTTCTTCACCATCTCCGGTTCGGACTTCGTCGAAATGTTCGTCGGCGTCGGCGCAAGCCGTGTGCGCGACATGTTCGAACAGGCCAAGAAGAATGCGCCCTGCATCATCTTCATCGACGAAATCGACGCCGTCGGTCGCCATCGCGGCGCCGGTCTCGGCGGCGGCAACGACGAACGCGAGCAGACGCTGAACCAGTTGCTGGTCGAAATGGACGGCTTTGAGGCCAATGAAGGCATCATCCTGATCGCGGCGACCAACCGTCCCGACGTTCTCGATCCGGCCCTTCTGCGTCCGGGCCGTTTCGACCGCCAGGTCGTGGTGCCGAACCCCGATATCAACGGCCGCGAGCGCATCCTCAAGGTGCACGTTCGCAACGTGCCGCTGGCGCCGAATGTCGACCTCAAGGTTCTGGCCCGCGGCACGCCCGGCTTTTCCGGTGCCGACCTGATGAACCTCGTCAACGAAGCGGCCCTGATGGCTGCGCGCCGCAACAAGCGCGTCGTCACCATGCTCGAGTTCGAAGACGCCAAGGACAAGATCATGATGGGTGCGGAGCGCCGCTCCTCTGCCATGACCGAAGCCGAAAAGAAGCTGACCGCCTACCACGAAGCCGGACACGCAATCCTGGCGCTCAACGTTCCCTCGGCCGATCCGCTGCACAAGGCGACGATCATTCCGCGTGGACGGGCGCTTGGCATGGTGATGCAGCTGCCGGAAGGCGACCGTTATTCCATGAGCTACAAGTGGATGGTCTCGCGGCTCGCCATCATGATGGGCGGACGTGTTGCCGAAGAACTGACTTTTGGCAAGGAGAACATCACCTCCGGCGCTTCGTCCGACATCGAGCAGGCGACCAAGCTTGCTCGTGCGATGGTGACGCAATGGGGCTTCTCCGACCAGCTTGGCCAGGTTTCCTACGGCGAGAACCAGCAGGAAGTCTTCCTTGGTCACTCCGTTGCGCAGCAGAAGAACGTTTCGGAAGCGACCGCTCAGAAGATCGACAACGAAATCCGTCGTCTGATCGATGAGGCCTACGAGACCGCCCGCAAGATCCTCACCGACAAGAACCACGAGTTCGTGGCTTTGGCGGAAGGGCTGCTCGAATACGAAACCCTGACCGGCGAAGAGATCAAAGCGCTGATCCGCGGCGAAAAGCCGGCGCGCGACCTCGGCGACGACACCCCGCCGCATCGCGGCTCCGCCGTGCCTTCCGCTGGCGTGAAGAAAGAGGGTTCGTCGGGTAACAAGGGCGAAGAATCCGAAGGTGGGTTCGAGCCGCAGCCGCAATAG
- the tilS gene encoding tRNA lysidine(34) synthetase TilS, translating to MAAETPAHLAVLETAKRFLSFFHRPARLLVAVSGGSDSKGLLLALHRAIEATGKADLSLAACTVDHALRPGSADEAEAIAAFCASLGIAHMVKRWDGHKPTAGIQAAARNERYQLLASAADEFGATCIVTGHTLDDQRETILMRSERGQGPGGAGMARATLYDRRFWVLRPFLGLRRADIRAFLSAEGVGWFDDPSNMNMRFERVRTRERLAETGGEVAAAWDAASRARSSARAAAWLKLHARVHENLVVSFAGAAVAGCVDADCRRALLAMAAVVGGRTHPLAAETVTRLMAFLERDEPGRLTAGRVVFDRRATGLYLYREARDLRLLALRPGEAGIWDGRFTVRNVGNGMVQIGATNDGGLQQERLIAAGLPPGVAKRASVSAPCVVSTDDNCVAKTDVEPRIGPYDTFLPGFDLIMAEMIAGLFGRQPYVRSPVHDLLTEMER from the coding sequence TTGGCTGCTGAGACGCCGGCGCACCTGGCCGTTCTCGAAACGGCGAAACGATTTCTTTCATTCTTCCATCGGCCCGCCCGACTGCTCGTAGCTGTCTCAGGCGGTAGCGATTCCAAGGGACTGCTTCTTGCCCTGCACCGGGCGATCGAGGCAACCGGCAAAGCCGACCTTTCCCTTGCCGCCTGCACGGTCGACCATGCCCTGAGGCCCGGCTCCGCCGATGAAGCGGAGGCGATCGCCGCCTTCTGCGCCAGCCTCGGCATTGCACATATGGTCAAACGCTGGGACGGCCACAAGCCGACGGCGGGAATTCAGGCCGCGGCACGCAACGAGCGCTATCAACTGCTGGCGAGCGCTGCCGATGAATTCGGGGCCACCTGCATCGTCACCGGGCACACCCTCGATGACCAGCGCGAGACGATCCTGATGCGGTCCGAGCGTGGGCAGGGGCCCGGTGGCGCCGGAATGGCCCGCGCAACGCTCTACGACAGGCGCTTCTGGGTGTTGCGCCCGTTTCTCGGCCTTCGCCGCGCCGACATACGCGCTTTTCTGAGCGCGGAGGGCGTTGGCTGGTTCGACGATCCGAGCAACATGAATATGCGCTTTGAGCGTGTGCGCACCCGCGAGCGCCTCGCCGAAACGGGTGGCGAAGTGGCTGCCGCATGGGATGCTGCGTCGCGGGCGCGCTCCTCGGCAAGGGCCGCCGCCTGGCTGAAGCTTCATGCGCGCGTTCACGAAAACCTCGTGGTGAGCTTTGCGGGCGCTGCTGTCGCCGGATGCGTCGACGCCGACTGCCGCCGCGCGCTTCTGGCGATGGCTGCCGTCGTCGGTGGCAGGACGCATCCACTGGCCGCGGAAACGGTCACGCGACTGATGGCGTTTCTCGAGCGGGACGAACCCGGACGGCTGACGGCGGGACGCGTCGTGTTCGACAGGCGTGCGACCGGCCTTTACCTCTATCGCGAGGCGCGTGATCTGCGGCTTCTGGCGCTGAGGCCCGGCGAAGCCGGCATCTGGGACGGCCGCTTTACGGTTCGAAATGTCGGAAATGGCATGGTGCAGATCGGCGCCACCAACGATGGCGGCCTGCAACAGGAGAGACTTATTGCCGCAGGACTGCCACCGGGCGTTGCCAAGCGGGCGTCGGTTTCCGCGCCTTGTGTTGTATCCACAGACGACAATTGCGTCGCGAAGACCGACGTTGAGCCGCGCATAGGCCCCTACGACACCTTTTTGCCGGGTTTCGACCTGATCATGGCGGAGATGATTGCCGGATTGTTCGGGCGTCAGCCCTATGTTCGGTCGCCGGTTCACGATCTGTTGACAGAAATGGAACGGTAG
- the ybgF gene encoding tol-pal system protein YbgF encodes MKKFVVAGLLGLAALSGLGQTVNAMPLSGLMARTTHADTAGAHSLPVVKVQASETTRVGQLEEQIRSLNGRIEEMSFQLLQMQEQIRKFQEDNEFRFQDLESGKASPKKSGALQTPKSSDQASVTPQVTDSQTMAPVDPGTGMAASGANQGTTGAAPPTTLGQIVFDESGNPISTTTDAQPGANATPPGVDPGVALPGTDGGLNANPDSQRQTAALDNPGDLYQSAYGHVLSGDYSTAEQEFRDYLDVFPQGEKAADASFWMGEAQYSQGKYSEAAKTFLNAHQAHAKSPKAPEMLLKLGMSLGALDNKETACATLREVNKRYPKASPAVRAKVTSEQSRFGC; translated from the coding sequence ATGAAGAAATTTGTCGTGGCTGGACTGCTTGGTCTCGCGGCCCTTTCGGGCCTGGGCCAGACAGTAAACGCCATGCCGCTTTCCGGGCTCATGGCCCGAACGACACACGCCGACACGGCAGGGGCGCACAGTCTTCCCGTCGTGAAGGTACAGGCGTCCGAAACCACACGGGTCGGCCAACTTGAAGAACAGATCCGCTCGCTCAACGGGCGTATCGAGGAAATGAGCTTCCAACTCCTGCAGATGCAGGAGCAGATCCGGAAGTTCCAGGAGGACAACGAGTTCCGCTTCCAGGATCTGGAAAGCGGCAAGGCCTCCCCGAAGAAGAGCGGCGCATTGCAGACGCCGAAGTCCAGCGATCAGGCGTCCGTCACCCCTCAGGTGACGGATAGCCAGACGATGGCGCCTGTCGATCCTGGCACCGGCATGGCCGCATCGGGTGCCAATCAGGGCACGACCGGTGCGGCACCGCCGACGACGCTCGGCCAGATCGTCTTCGACGAGAGCGGCAATCCGATTTCGACGACGACAGACGCACAGCCTGGCGCCAACGCCACGCCTCCCGGTGTCGATCCCGGCGTAGCACTTCCGGGCACCGATGGCGGGCTCAACGCCAATCCGGATAGCCAGCGGCAGACGGCAGCGCTGGACAACCCCGGCGACCTCTACCAGTCGGCCTATGGGCACGTGCTTTCCGGCGACTACAGCACCGCCGAACAGGAGTTCCGCGACTATCTCGATGTGTTCCCGCAGGGCGAAAAGGCAGCCGATGCCAGCTTCTGGATGGGCGAAGCGCAGTATTCGCAGGGCAAGTACAGCGAAGCCGCCAAGACGTTCCTGAATGCGCATCAGGCGCACGCCAAATCGCCGAAGGCTCCGGAAATGCTGCTGAAACTCGGCATGTCGCTTGGCGCGCTCGACAACAAGGAAACCGCCTGCGCCACGTTGCGCGAGGTGAACAAGCGCTACCCGAAGGCCTCGCCGGCCGTGCGCGCAAAGGTGACGAGCGAGCAAAGCCGCTTTGGCTGCTGA
- the pal gene encoding peptidoglycan-associated lipoprotein Pal, which produces MSRIDTPAAGRMQTIARNPVMIALVMTLAIAGCASKKNMPNNANELGLGAGAATPGSQQDFTVNVGDRIFFDTDSTSIRADAQQTLDRQAQWLAKYPNYAVTVEGHADERGTREYNLALGARRAASTKDYLISRGVPANRLKTISYGKEKPVAVCDDISCWSQNRRAVTVLGGAGM; this is translated from the coding sequence ATGAGCCGAATTGACACCCCGGCCGCAGGCCGCATGCAGACCATCGCTCGCAACCCGGTCATGATCGCACTTGTCATGACCCTTGCCATCGCTGGCTGCGCCTCGAAGAAGAACATGCCGAACAATGCCAACGAGCTTGGTCTCGGCGCCGGCGCTGCAACGCCGGGTTCGCAGCAGGACTTCACCGTCAATGTCGGCGACCGTATCTTCTTCGACACGGACTCGACCTCGATCCGCGCCGACGCCCAGCAGACGCTCGACCGTCAGGCTCAGTGGCTGGCCAAGTACCCGAACTACGCCGTCACCGTCGAAGGCCATGCCGACGAACGCGGCACCCGCGAATACAACCTGGCACTCGGCGCTCGCCGCGCTGCTTCCACCAAGGACTATCTGATTTCGCGCGGCGTTCCGGCCAACCGCCTGAAGACGATCTCCTACGGCAAGGAAAAGCCGGTTGCCGTTTGCGACGACATCTCGTGCTGGTCGCAGAACCGCCGCGCCGTGACCGTTCTCGGTGGCGCCGGCATGTGA